A window of candidate division WOR-3 bacterium genomic DNA:
CTGTCGCGGTTCCGAATGACGTCAGGTGGTGGGTAACCGCTAAGTTCCAATAAAATTTATTTTTGTTGAAAGGGCTTGTTCCTGCAAATCTGTCTATGCCGAAGATCTGGGGTGAAATGAAATTCAGCAATATCAACCGGTTTTGAAGTCTTAGATACCCCAGTTCTTCGTCTGAAAGCTCCGAAGGCATGATGTAACGGTCTATTCCTTTCCCGGAGGGGTGGGGTCTGCCTCTCAGGCCAGAAAGGTACGGTTCATCCGGACGAAAAAGATCATACACCCATGAAAGGTAATCACCACCGATGATGTCCCTTTTCATGATATCCGTGTCTTCTTTCAGCGTCTCTTCTTCGATTATTCTGTTTGCCATATCACTGCCGCACAACCAGACATACCATGCAAGGTTTCCAAGGTTGATCCAGATATCCGTAACATCGTAAATTGTTGACCTGCCACCAAAAAAATTTTGTTTTCTCATTTGCATTGACAATTCAATTTGAACTTCGCCCCCGGCTTCGGCGAGCCTGACCATGTCCTCTGGAAATTCGTCCTTAAGCCGAATAAGGTCCTCGTCACGAACATGGCTGACACTGACCATTTCTGCGAAAGGATTGAGGTAAATATCGTTTTGGCTGGATATTCCCCTCATGGAAAGCACTGCTCTGTGACCTTCTTCATGAGTCCAGCCTTTGAAAGGTGAAAAGATGTCGAACAGGGTTATGGATATGCATAACCCGGCAAACCTCCTGTTAGAAAAAAGAGAAACAAATTTTTTGTCTGAAAGGTCGGGAGACCACAGTAGTTTCAATGATTGATGAACACCCTGTGTTAATCCGCTTGTCAACGCAATTGACTGGTTCATGCTTGAGAATGAAAAGCCGTTCTCGGTGTTGAACGGAAAATCGCAAACGGGAAATCGCATTATGACGCTCGGTCGTTGATTGGAGTTGAATTCTGAAGCTGTTGAACCCTGATGGATCTGGCCGGAAAGGGACAGGCATTGAAGGAATGATGCCGCGGAAAAAAAAAGTTTTAAAAATTTCCCGGCAGGTTTTATGTTTTCCTCCTTGCACTTGTTGCTGGTGAGAATATTTCGTTATGCAGTATACATTTTCGCGTATAATCTGAAAACAGTTATTGTCACTTATTTTATGAAATCGCCCGGCTTGAATTCATACACCAATAAATAAATACCTAAAACTGAAATGTTGACATCCATTGGCTATTTTCGGCTTGAACTCCCTGGACAATTTCAACACAGGTTGTTTTGTCAGGGAGAAATTGGGGTTTCTCCCTTTTGTATGTTAAATTTATTTTATACTCTTAAACGGAATTTCAAAACATAAAGCACTTATACTATTGTTGGAAAGATATCTCCGGACTGTTAAGCTGCAAAGCTAAAGCATCGTCATGCGCGGGTTGAAAAAAATCTTAGTATCAACACGACAAAAAACATATCGCAGATAGCTCCGGCGGAAAAAAAAGACGCGGTTACTATCCGTGCCGCTTTGAGGTTTATTCTATTGCCTGAAAAATCGATGATTTGCTTGACGCCGTATGCCATACCGGCGGCGAGAATTCCGGGGGCGTGTCCAATCATAAAATCACCACTGAATTCATTTTCTAAGAGAAAGCGGCCATAGAAAAAAGTATATGACATGACCGCGAGAATAAATACCGAGCCTTGAATCGGAAGAAGGACATTCCGCGCTCCGTTTTTTAGAAATAGCCCCAATACTCCAGCGAAAAGCGGGATTCCGAGAATGATCTGAGTTGTCCAAATTCTGTCAAGCCCTTCTGAAATTACTGGGATTCTGATGAGTTTTAACATTATTCCCGAAACCACAAGTATAAATCCAATAAACGTGTTAATCCTGAAACAGGCTATTTTGTCGAGCTTTTCAGTCGAGAAAAGAAGGTTAAAAGTAACGCCGTTTATGAATAATCTGCCGTTAAAAGGCTTCAAATCCACCTGTCCGGAAGAAGGTCTTCGAGAAAAACACATTTGTCTTTTGCGAGTAAAACCCTGGTCTTGAGGTTATTTTTGTCTATTTGAAAGATTAATTCTCGGCATCTTCCGCAAGGCGGAATAACTCCGTTTTTATTGACGGCGACTATCGTTTCTATTTGTGTCTCCCTTTTTTTCAGCATTTCGGCTATTGCCGAATGCTCCGCGCAAAAACCGATGCCGCATGACAGATCCAAGCAGATGCCTGTGTAGATGTTCCCGTTTTTGGTCTCCAAATCTGCGGCAACCGATCCAGCGGAGAGAAAATCCTCCGACAGCCTGAATTCACCCAAAGATTTTTGGGCTTCAACAATAAGTTCATCCTCTTTCATGTATCTTTCACCGTAAACTTTGTTCAGCCCTGAAAGACCATGGGGTAGAATTTCTCTCTTCGTATGAACTCATGTCCTTGGGGAGCGTATGAAGACCGCTTATCGAATAAATTATTTCGGCCTCAAACGACGAAATCCTCTGTCCGCCGAAAACAGAACTTTCGAACAGAAATTCCACATAACCGATAAAGGGGATGTATCTTTCAAAGAAGTGCTCGTCAATGCTCAAAAGCCAGCGCACTGCCGCATCCTCGTCGCATCGCCACGCGACATCGAATTTCCCGTATTCGCTTATCAGAGCCGAATAGGTCTCTCTTTCCAAGTTTGGGACCCTGACAATCCCGCAGAAAAATCTGCCCGGATTCTCCCTCTCTGAAACCTGAAGAACCTGCCAGGAAGACCAGTTCAAAAGGTCAGGAGAATACCGGACATAGACATCGCCATAGTATGGTGTTGAAGTGTCTCCGCTGTTTAGGACAAAAGACTCGGGTTCAGGTTGAATGGTGACTTTTACTGATATGGAAGAAGGCGGACGCCATGAAAGACCGAGGGCGAGAGGTTCTGTAATTATCCTACAGTCCCTCGAAGAGGCGCTTTCGCCGTCCCATCCGAGCCCTTCTTCTGTTATGTTCAGGGTGCCCTGGGGGTACCACTGGGCTTTTTCAAGAACGTCGGTGCTGTCGGTAAAATCTATTTCAATGGATTTGAATTCAATCATTGAAGAATTCAAAGAAAGAGCTGAAATAGCTGCTGTCGCCAGCGAAAATAAAACTTTCATATTATTATCCCCTCCACGAATTCCCATTCAAACGGTCTGTTTAAATCACGAAGAGGCCGTATTTCTGGATAAGTTATATTTTTCCATTCAATTGTTTCAATGAAATCGTCCTCGGTAGGCGTGACCCTGGTGATGCTGTATTCTTCCTTGATGAAATCAATGCTGTAGAGAGTTGATTCAAGGGATGCCCTGTGGATATTCACGTATTCGCACGCTAAGAAAAGGAAATGGCCGTCTTGATACTTGAAAGTGTATTCGGCTCTTGACATCCACCAGGACCCCATTGACCACATGGATATAAAATCAAGTGTCAAAGCTCCATTTTCGATTTCCATACCTTCGTATGGTTCGAGCATATTTTTGTGTGTGCTGCTGATTATAAATGAATTGCTTCTCTCGGCAAAAGAGTAGCTTTTGTCTGTGCTGTCCATGAAATAAATCGCCAGAATTCTCGGTCTGTAAAAAAAAGTGTCGGGGTGGTATTCGTCGTTTGATATGGACTGGACGCTGTCTTCGAACTCAAAGACCACTGCGATGTCGGCAAGGGTATCACCGTTAAGTTCGCCTTGAGTTGAATCGAGAACGACCCATCCATCAGGAACGAGATCTTCAACGCACCCCCCGCAGCTTTCAAGAACTGGATAAGTAAAAACACCGCCTGAAAAGCAATTTGCGGTGGCAAGAAAGAAAAAAAAGTTGAGCCATAAAAATTTCATTCTATATTCCCTTTCTTTTAAAATGAATTCCACCCTATGAGACCGCTTGAATTTTCCCAGAATCCAAAGAAATTTTGGGGAAAATCAACTTTGGAAAGAAATCCTTGCATGGGAAACCGCAGCGTAAATTGTTGTTGATTTTCATCTTTATCATATACCCCCAAAGTTGAAAATATATTCCCCTGTCCTGTTTACAGAAGCAGTTTTTTCAGATTTTACTCCCTTTTAACAACCTGATATAACCTGCGAAAAAATAATGAGATTCAAAACTTCCAAATCCATTTTGATACAAAATGGATTTCCAGTTTTTTTCTATAAAATCGAAAGCGTATGGACATTCAATTTTCATGAAAGGTATTTTTAGAAAAAAAGGCATGTCTTTGAGGTTGAATTCGTTGAAGTCGAGAATGAAAAATTCGCCACCGGTTTTCAGAGAATTGTATGCGTTTTGTATGATTCGAATACGCGCATCTTGCGGGAAACCGTGCAATACAAAGGATATTAAAACTTTGTCGAATTCGTCTGAAAATCCCTGAGGTATGTCAATTCTCCGGTTGAAGATTTCTATGTTTTTAGAATCTACGAACTTCCTCTGGAATTGACTTATCATATCTTCGGAAATATCAAGTCCCGTGAAATGTCCTTTAGGGGATAAACGTTTGGATATCAGATGCGCATTTCTGCCGGTTCCGGCGCCCAGGTCGAGAATTCTGTCCGCGGGTTTAATTTTCATCAGGCTTATCGCTTTGCGTATCATGTAGAAATAGAATCCCAGGGAAGACAAGTTTAAAAGCAGGTCGTAGTGTCGAGCTGTAAAACCTTCGATTTCAACCTTTGAATCCGGATAATATAAAAACATAGATCAACCCCGTAACATTTATTTTACGCTTGAATTCACCTCCCTTCATAGTGAAAAGTTATTTTCCAGGAAAATGGTCTTTCGAGAACATCGGCTCGTCTGAAGTTCTTTGAAAAGCCTCTAAAGGATTTGTCAAAAAAAACTTTAAAGATCCCAGTACGTCGGTTTTTTGTGTCAGAAAAGCAGAAAATATTTTTGCGGAAAGAAAATTTATGATAAAAAATTTTCAGTATGAAAATATTTTTAGCATTTTCGAATAATTTTTG
This region includes:
- a CDS encoding cytidine deaminase, which codes for MKEDELIVEAQKSLGEFRLSEDFLSAGSVAADLETKNGNIYTGICLDLSCGIGFCAEHSAIAEMLKKRETQIETIVAVNKNGVIPPCGRCRELIFQIDKNNLKTRVLLAKDKCVFLEDLLPDRWI
- a CDS encoding class I SAM-dependent methyltransferase, whose protein sequence is MFLYYPDSKVEIEGFTARHYDLLLNLSSLGFYFYMIRKAISLMKIKPADRILDLGAGTGRNAHLISKRLSPKGHFTGLDISEDMISQFQRKFVDSKNIEIFNRRIDIPQGFSDEFDKVLISFVLHGFPQDARIRIIQNAYNSLKTGGEFFILDFNEFNLKDMPFFLKIPFMKIECPYAFDFIEKNWKSILYQNGFGSFESHYFFAGYIRLLKGSKI